One segment of Cololabis saira isolate AMF1-May2022 chromosome 9, fColSai1.1, whole genome shotgun sequence DNA contains the following:
- the ddr2l gene encoding discoidin domain-containing receptor 2 isoform X2, translating into MHLFPLLLILQATAAIGQIDPGRCRYPLGMEDGRIKNEDISASSQWYETTGPQYARLNREEGDGAWCPKGQLEPSDRQYLQVDLGRLTFLTLVGTQGRYAGSLGKEFARAYRLNYSRDGQQWKSWRNRQENEVIPGNDNTYAIVYRDLHPPLIARYVRLMPVTKPSTTVCMRVELYGCPWDDGLISYSTPEGQNMVLPGYPAASLNDSTYDGERERRKLVRGLGQLTDGETGQDDFLITHQKKTWPGYDYLGWRNDSMGTQGYVEMEFVFDRQRNFTSMKVYSNNMFSRDVKIFSSVSCWFKPRLSWELEPVVFKTVLDDRNPSARYVTVPLNRRTAKSLRCHFYFADLWMMFSEICFQSEDTTTVMTGVVTSTLGYEDVTMTTTLMTYNTAVPSANSTSEEGNTPVLIGCLVTIILLLVVIIFLILWCQCVRKVLEKAPRRILDEEVTVRLSSCSDTIILQTPPVPPRSGHAPRGPANTDPHYERVFLLDPQYQNPAVLRTKLPELSQSAETSACGGGYAEPDVTQCTPHQGFHSNAPHYAETDIVRLQGVTGSNMYAVPALTVDSLTRKDISAEEFPRQQLIFREKLGEGQFGEVHLCEAEGLPEFLGERSPLPDREGRSVLVAVKQLRADATSQARNDFLKEIKIMSRLDDPNIIRLLCVCVSSDPLCMVTEYMENGDLNMFLSQREIESTLTHANNIPSVSLSDLLHMAVQIASGMKYLASLNFVHRDLATRNCLVDRRLTIKIADFGMSRNLYSSDYYRIQGRAVLPIRWMAWESILLGKFTTASDTWAFGVTLWEIFTLCKEQPYSLLSDEQVIENTGEFFRNQGRQIFLYTPPLCPPSLFELMMRCWSRNIQDRPTFEGLYQALRPHVNQ; encoded by the exons ATGCACCTCTTCCCGCTGCTGCTGATCCTTCAAGCTACAGCAGCTATCGGACAGATTGACCCAG GGCGCTGCCGTTACCCCTTGGGCATGGAGGATGGACGGATCAAGAATGAAGACATCTCAGCATCCAGTCAATGGTACGAGACCACGGGACCGCAGTACGCCAG GTTGAATCGTGAGGAAGGAGACGGCGCCTGGTGTCCCAAAGGACAGCTGGAACCTTCAGACAGGCAGTACCTGCAG GTGGACCTGGGCAGACTCACCTTCCTGACGCTGGTCGGGACTCAGGGACGCTACGCCGGCAGCCTGGGGAAGGAGTTCGCCCGAGCGTACCGCCTCAACTACAGCCGAGACGGCCAGCAGTGGAAGTCGTGGAGGAACCGGCAGGAAAATGAG GTGATTCCAGGCAACGACAACACCTACGCGATCGTCTACCGGGACCTTCATCCTCCCCTCATCGCCCGCTACGTCCGCCTGATGCCGGTCACCAAACCGTCCACCACCGTCTGCATGAGGGTGGAGCTGTACGGCTGTCCGTGGGACG ACGGCCTGATATCCTACAGCACGCCGGAGGGTCAGAACATGGTGCTGCCCGGCTATCCCGCCGCCAGCCTCAACGACTCCACGTATGACGGGGAGCGTGAACGGAG GAAGCTGGTGCGTGGCCTGGGCCAGCTGACGGACGGAGAGACGGGCCAGGACGACTTCCTGATCACCCACCAGAAGAAGACGTGGCCGGGATACGACTACCTGGGCTGGAGGAACGACTCGATGGGAACTCAGGGATACGTGGAGATGGAGTTTGTGTTCGACAGGCAGAGGAACTTCACCTCCATGaag GTTTACAGCAACAACATGTTCTCCCGCGACGTGAAGATCTTCTCCTCCGTGTCGTGTTGGTTTAAGCCCCGCTTGAGCTGGGAGCTGGAGCCGGTGGTGTTCAAGACGGTGCTGGACGACCGGAACCCCAGCGCCCGCTACGTCACCGTGCCCCTCAACCGCCGCACCGCCAAGTCCCTCCGCTGCCACTTCTACTTCGCCGACCTCTGGATGATGTTCAGCGAGATCTGCTTCCAGTCAG AAGACACGACGACGGTGATGACAGGAGTGGTGACCTCCACCTTGGGCTACGAGGACGTCACCATGACAACCACACTAATGACATACAACA CCGCCGTCCCGTCTGCCAACTCCACGTCCGAGGAGGGGAACACGCCCGTCCTGATCGGCTGCCTCGTGACCATCATCCTTCTGCTGGTCGTCATCATCTTCCTCATCCTCTGGTGCCAGTGCGTCCGCAAGGTGTTGGAGAAG GCTCCACGTCGAATCCTTGACGAAGAGGTGACGGTTCGGTTGTCGTCCTGCAGCGACACCATCATCCTGCAGACCCCACCTGTGCCCCCTCGCTCTGGACACGCCCCCAGAG GCCCCGCCAACACTGACCCTCACTACGAGAGGGTTTTCCTGCTGGACCCACAGTACCAGAACCCGGCGGTGCTGAGGACCAAGCTGCCCGAGCTGTCCCAGAGCGCCGAGACCTCCG CATGCGGCGGAGGCTACGCCGAGCCGGACGTCACCCAGTGCACCCCGCATCAGGGTTTCCATAGCAACGCGCCGCACTACGCCGAGACAGACATCGTGCGGCTGCAGGGTGTCACCGGCAGCAACATGTATGCCGTGCCCGCCCTCACCGTGGACTCCCTCACCAGGAAGGACATCTCGGCCGAAGAGTTTCCACGGCAACAGCTGATTTTCAGGGAAAAGCTGGGGGAAGGGCAGTTCGgagag GTCCACCTGTGCGAAGCGGAAGGACTCCCAGAATTCCTTGGGGAAAGGTCGCCTCTCCCAGACAGGGAGGGCCGTTCGGTGCTGGTGGCCGTGAAACAGCTGAGGGCCGACGCCACCAGCCAAGCCAG GAACGACTTCCTGAAGGAGATAAAGATCATGTCCCGCCTGGACGACCCGAACATCATCCGGCTGCTGTGCGTCTGCGTGTCGTCTGACCCGCTGTGCATGGTGACCGAGTACATGGAGAACGGGGACCTCAACATGTTCCTGTCGCAGCGGGAGATCGAGAGCACGCTGACGCACGCCAACAACATCCCATCTGTGAG cctgtCGGACCTCCTCCACATGGCGGTGCAGATTGCGTCGGGGATGAAGTATCTTGCGTCTCTGAACTTTGTTCATCGCGACCTGGCGACCAGGAACTGCCTGGTGGACCGCCGGCTCACCATCAAGATCGCCGACTTCGGGATGAGCCGGAACCTGTACAGCAGCGACTACTACCGCATCCAGGGCCGGGCGGTGCTGCCCATACGGTGGATGGCCTGGGAGAGCATCCTGCTG GGAAAGTTCACCACGGCGAGTGACACGTGGGCGTTCGGAGTCACCCTGTGGGAGATCTTCACCCTGTGCAAGGAGCAGCCCTACAGCCTGCTGTCCGACGAACAGGTCATCGAGAACACTGGCGAGTTCTTCAGGAACCAGGGCAGACAG
- the ddr2l gene encoding discoidin domain-containing receptor 2 isoform X1 gives MHLFPLLLILQATAAIGQIDPGRCRYPLGMEDGRIKNEDISASSQWYETTGPQYARLNREEGDGAWCPKGQLEPSDRQYLQVDLGRLTFLTLVGTQGRYAGSLGKEFARAYRLNYSRDGQQWKSWRNRQENEVIPGNDNTYAIVYRDLHPPLIARYVRLMPVTKPSTTVCMRVELYGCPWDDGLISYSTPEGQNMVLPGYPAASLNDSTYDGERERRKLVRGLGQLTDGETGQDDFLITHQKKTWPGYDYLGWRNDSMGTQGYVEMEFVFDRQRNFTSMKVYSNNMFSRDVKIFSSVSCWFKPRLSWELEPVVFKTVLDDRNPSARYVTVPLNRRTAKSLRCHFYFADLWMMFSEICFQSAEDTTTVMTGVVTSTLGYEDVTMTTTLMTYNTAVPSANSTSEEGNTPVLIGCLVTIILLLVVIIFLILWCQCVRKVLEKAPRRILDEEVTVRLSSCSDTIILQTPPVPPRSGHAPRGPANTDPHYERVFLLDPQYQNPAVLRTKLPELSQSAETSACGGGYAEPDVTQCTPHQGFHSNAPHYAETDIVRLQGVTGSNMYAVPALTVDSLTRKDISAEEFPRQQLIFREKLGEGQFGEVHLCEAEGLPEFLGERSPLPDREGRSVLVAVKQLRADATSQARNDFLKEIKIMSRLDDPNIIRLLCVCVSSDPLCMVTEYMENGDLNMFLSQREIESTLTHANNIPSVSLSDLLHMAVQIASGMKYLASLNFVHRDLATRNCLVDRRLTIKIADFGMSRNLYSSDYYRIQGRAVLPIRWMAWESILLGKFTTASDTWAFGVTLWEIFTLCKEQPYSLLSDEQVIENTGEFFRNQGRQIFLYTPPLCPPSLFELMMRCWSRNIQDRPTFEGLYQALRPHVNQ, from the exons ATGCACCTCTTCCCGCTGCTGCTGATCCTTCAAGCTACAGCAGCTATCGGACAGATTGACCCAG GGCGCTGCCGTTACCCCTTGGGCATGGAGGATGGACGGATCAAGAATGAAGACATCTCAGCATCCAGTCAATGGTACGAGACCACGGGACCGCAGTACGCCAG GTTGAATCGTGAGGAAGGAGACGGCGCCTGGTGTCCCAAAGGACAGCTGGAACCTTCAGACAGGCAGTACCTGCAG GTGGACCTGGGCAGACTCACCTTCCTGACGCTGGTCGGGACTCAGGGACGCTACGCCGGCAGCCTGGGGAAGGAGTTCGCCCGAGCGTACCGCCTCAACTACAGCCGAGACGGCCAGCAGTGGAAGTCGTGGAGGAACCGGCAGGAAAATGAG GTGATTCCAGGCAACGACAACACCTACGCGATCGTCTACCGGGACCTTCATCCTCCCCTCATCGCCCGCTACGTCCGCCTGATGCCGGTCACCAAACCGTCCACCACCGTCTGCATGAGGGTGGAGCTGTACGGCTGTCCGTGGGACG ACGGCCTGATATCCTACAGCACGCCGGAGGGTCAGAACATGGTGCTGCCCGGCTATCCCGCCGCCAGCCTCAACGACTCCACGTATGACGGGGAGCGTGAACGGAG GAAGCTGGTGCGTGGCCTGGGCCAGCTGACGGACGGAGAGACGGGCCAGGACGACTTCCTGATCACCCACCAGAAGAAGACGTGGCCGGGATACGACTACCTGGGCTGGAGGAACGACTCGATGGGAACTCAGGGATACGTGGAGATGGAGTTTGTGTTCGACAGGCAGAGGAACTTCACCTCCATGaag GTTTACAGCAACAACATGTTCTCCCGCGACGTGAAGATCTTCTCCTCCGTGTCGTGTTGGTTTAAGCCCCGCTTGAGCTGGGAGCTGGAGCCGGTGGTGTTCAAGACGGTGCTGGACGACCGGAACCCCAGCGCCCGCTACGTCACCGTGCCCCTCAACCGCCGCACCGCCAAGTCCCTCCGCTGCCACTTCTACTTCGCCGACCTCTGGATGATGTTCAGCGAGATCTGCTTCCAGTCAG CAGAAGACACGACGACGGTGATGACAGGAGTGGTGACCTCCACCTTGGGCTACGAGGACGTCACCATGACAACCACACTAATGACATACAACA CCGCCGTCCCGTCTGCCAACTCCACGTCCGAGGAGGGGAACACGCCCGTCCTGATCGGCTGCCTCGTGACCATCATCCTTCTGCTGGTCGTCATCATCTTCCTCATCCTCTGGTGCCAGTGCGTCCGCAAGGTGTTGGAGAAG GCTCCACGTCGAATCCTTGACGAAGAGGTGACGGTTCGGTTGTCGTCCTGCAGCGACACCATCATCCTGCAGACCCCACCTGTGCCCCCTCGCTCTGGACACGCCCCCAGAG GCCCCGCCAACACTGACCCTCACTACGAGAGGGTTTTCCTGCTGGACCCACAGTACCAGAACCCGGCGGTGCTGAGGACCAAGCTGCCCGAGCTGTCCCAGAGCGCCGAGACCTCCG CATGCGGCGGAGGCTACGCCGAGCCGGACGTCACCCAGTGCACCCCGCATCAGGGTTTCCATAGCAACGCGCCGCACTACGCCGAGACAGACATCGTGCGGCTGCAGGGTGTCACCGGCAGCAACATGTATGCCGTGCCCGCCCTCACCGTGGACTCCCTCACCAGGAAGGACATCTCGGCCGAAGAGTTTCCACGGCAACAGCTGATTTTCAGGGAAAAGCTGGGGGAAGGGCAGTTCGgagag GTCCACCTGTGCGAAGCGGAAGGACTCCCAGAATTCCTTGGGGAAAGGTCGCCTCTCCCAGACAGGGAGGGCCGTTCGGTGCTGGTGGCCGTGAAACAGCTGAGGGCCGACGCCACCAGCCAAGCCAG GAACGACTTCCTGAAGGAGATAAAGATCATGTCCCGCCTGGACGACCCGAACATCATCCGGCTGCTGTGCGTCTGCGTGTCGTCTGACCCGCTGTGCATGGTGACCGAGTACATGGAGAACGGGGACCTCAACATGTTCCTGTCGCAGCGGGAGATCGAGAGCACGCTGACGCACGCCAACAACATCCCATCTGTGAG cctgtCGGACCTCCTCCACATGGCGGTGCAGATTGCGTCGGGGATGAAGTATCTTGCGTCTCTGAACTTTGTTCATCGCGACCTGGCGACCAGGAACTGCCTGGTGGACCGCCGGCTCACCATCAAGATCGCCGACTTCGGGATGAGCCGGAACCTGTACAGCAGCGACTACTACCGCATCCAGGGCCGGGCGGTGCTGCCCATACGGTGGATGGCCTGGGAGAGCATCCTGCTG GGAAAGTTCACCACGGCGAGTGACACGTGGGCGTTCGGAGTCACCCTGTGGGAGATCTTCACCCTGTGCAAGGAGCAGCCCTACAGCCTGCTGTCCGACGAACAGGTCATCGAGAACACTGGCGAGTTCTTCAGGAACCAGGGCAGACAG